A part of Chloroflexota bacterium genomic DNA contains:
- a CDS encoding glycosyltransferase — protein MRIVCIAASFVPSNAANSIQVMKAAHALAELGHEVTLLVPGHENAPWDALQDHYGLQVPFQVEWIPENLTFKRYDYAFKAVRRAKQLSPDLVYTWVLQAAVFALGRGLPALLELHDRVTGRMGPWLFNRFWRSKTPQRVLTNTQALKDVLIETFGLSEKADEILVGPNGVELERYQDLPDEKIARKELGVPEGFTAGYTGHFYAGRGMELMLALAKALPEVNFLWVGGQPGDVAQWQQRLADEGVHNITLTGFVDNAILPRYQAAADVLLMPYGTQIAGSGGGNSAEIASPMKMFEYMAAGRAIIASDLPVIHEVLNEEMAVFCPPEDEQAWQQAIRELATDPARSAALASAAKAAVSDYTWTAREAHALAGMKLNK, from the coding sequence ATGAGAATTGTTTGTATCGCTGCATCTTTTGTCCCCTCCAACGCTGCTAATAGCATCCAAGTGATGAAGGCGGCTCATGCCCTCGCTGAACTGGGCCATGAGGTGACTTTGTTGGTGCCGGGGCATGAAAACGCCCCTTGGGACGCGCTTCAAGACCATTACGGCTTGCAGGTTCCCTTTCAGGTCGAGTGGATTCCTGAAAACCTGACCTTTAAGCGTTATGACTATGCTTTTAAGGCCGTTCGCCGTGCCAAACAGTTGTCACCGGACCTGGTCTACACCTGGGTTTTGCAGGCGGCTGTATTTGCCCTTGGTCGCGGCTTGCCCGCTTTGTTGGAACTGCATGACCGCGTGACGGGCAGGATGGGTCCCTGGTTGTTCAACCGTTTTTGGCGATCCAAAACGCCTCAGCGAGTGCTGACCAACACCCAGGCGTTGAAGGATGTCCTGATTGAGACCTTCGGGTTGAGTGAAAAAGCGGATGAAATTTTGGTTGGCCCCAATGGAGTCGAACTGGAACGCTATCAGGATTTACCTGATGAAAAAATAGCCCGTAAGGAATTGGGTGTACCCGAAGGCTTCACCGCCGGTTATACCGGGCATTTCTATGCCGGACGTGGGATGGAACTGATGCTGGCTTTGGCCAAAGCCCTGCCGGAGGTCAACTTCCTGTGGGTTGGCGGCCAGCCGGGGGATGTGGCTCAATGGCAGCAGCGGTTGGCAGATGAAGGCGTTCACAACATCACCCTGACCGGTTTTGTTGATAATGCCATTCTGCCCCGTTATCAAGCCGCGGCTGATGTGCTCCTGATGCCCTATGGCACCCAGATTGCGGGCAGCGGTGGTGGGAATTCAGCGGAGATTGCAAGCCCCATGAAAATGTTCGAATATATGGCGGCTGGACGGGCGATCATCGCCAGTGACCTGCCTGTGATCCATGAAGTTTTAAATGAGGAAATGGCGGTTTTCTGCCCACCGGAGGATGAACAAGCCTGGCAGCAGGCGATTCGTGAGTTGGCGACTGACCCAGCCCGTAGCGCTGCTCTGGCTTCGGCAGCCAAAGCGGCAGTGAGTGACTATACATGGACTGCCCGAGAAGCTCATGCCCTGGCGGGGATGAAACTAAATAAATAA